The following are encoded in a window of Callithrix jacchus isolate 240 chromosome 9, calJac240_pri, whole genome shotgun sequence genomic DNA:
- the LOC108593079 gene encoding uncharacterized protein LOC108593079: MFLSHKAGSNTRASCKMLVILLSVALLAVSSAQSLYEDDNQEDVPSLISDAGDSYQSPDEESQKPPLGEDPPAGDENQDDGPQQGPPPQGGRHHHGPPPPPGKPQGPHPQGGHHHHGPPPPPGKPQGGHHHHGPPPPPGKPQGGHHHHGPPPPPGKPQGPPPQGGHHHHGPPPPPGKPQGPPPQQGQPPQ; the protein is encoded by the exons ATGTTTCTCTCGCATAAAGCTGGGAGCAACACCAGAGCCTCCTGCAAGATGCTTGTGATTCTGCTGTCAGTGGCCCTGCTGGCCGTGAGCTCAGCTCAGAGCTTATATGAAG ATGACAACCAGGAAGACGTTCCCTCCCTAATATCAG ATGCAGGGGACTCTTATCAGAGCCCAGATGAGGAGAGTCAGAAACCACCTCTTGGAGAAGACCCACCTGCTGGTGATGAAAACCAGGATGATGGTCCTCAGCAGGGACCACCCCCACAAGGAGGCCGCCACCACCATGgtccaccacctcctccaggaaagcCACAAGGACCACACCCACAGGGAGGCCACCACCACCACGgtccaccacctcctccaggaaagcCACAAGGAGGCCACCACCACCATGgtccaccacctcctccaggaaagcCACAAGGAGGCCACCACCACCATGGTCCACCACCTCCCCCAGGAAAGCCACAAGGACCACCCCCACAAGGAGGCCACCACCACCACGGTCCACCACCTCCCCCAGGAAAGCCACAAGGACCACCCCCACAACAGGGGCAGCCTCCCCAGTAA